CGGGCAAGGAAAAGCGGCCTTCCATCTCGCGCGCCTGATCGGGAAATCGGACGCGATGTTATTGACGGCGCGGCCGGGCCTCCGGTAGTATCCCTGCTTGACCGGGAATTTCGAAAGGACATACTTCTTATGACTTCAAGCCGCCGTCTGATCACGCTCTGCATTTTTGCCGCTCTGGCCCTCTCGATCGCGCCGAGGCCGGCCTCGGCGTCCCAGCCGCTGACCGTCTCCTCTCCCGACGGCCGCCTGACCGTCTCGCTGGCCCTAAAGGCCCTGCCCCAGCCTTATCTGCAGGGCGAGCGCGTCTACTACGCGGTCAGCTTTCAGGGCCGCCCGGTACTCGCCGATTCGCCGCTCGGGCTCGATTTCTACGGGGCCCGCCCCATGGAGACGGAATTCGAGGTGATCGCGACGGATCGGCAAGCGGCGGATTCAACTTGGGAGAACGAATTCGGCGCGCGGCGTAACGTTCGAGATCATTACAATCAGCTGACCGTATCGCTGCGCGAAACCAAGGCGCCCGGGCGCCGCGTCGACCTGATCTTTCGCGTCTTCGACGAAGGCGTCGCCTTTCGGTATTTCCTTCCCAAGCAACCGGCCCTCGATCGATTCGCCTTGTCGGCCGAGAACACCGGATTTCAATTCCTTCCCGGCGCAACCGCCTGGGCCTTGAATATGGGGCGCTTCAACACCCATAACGAAAGCGAGTACCTGCCCATCCGGCTGGATGAGATCAAGCCTTCCGAAGTCATCAACCTGCCTCTGCTCGTGCAAGCCCCCGGCGGGCCGTGGATCGCGCTCCTGGAAGCGGACTTGAACGATTACGCCAACATGTACGTGGGCGGCATCCCGGGGGCCGCCGGCGCCCTGATCAGCAAGCTTTGCCTTCCGCCGCGCAAGGAAAGCGTGGCCCGCAACATCGCCTGGACGCAGTATCACGCCATTGAACAGCCCGTCGTCGCCACGACGCCGAAATCGACCCCCTGGCGCGTGCTGATGATCGCTCCGACGCCCGGCCGGCTGATCGAGACCAGCGACATCGTCCTGAACCTTAACCCGCCTTGCGCCATCCCCGACACCTCCTGGATCAAGCCGGGACTGTCCGCCTGGGACTGGTGGACCGAAAGCTTCGCCAAGAACGTGCCCTTCAAACCCGGCATGAACACGGCGACGATGAAGCACTACATCGAGTTCGCCGGCGCCCACGGCTTTCCCTACATGCTGATCGACGGCGGTTGGCACTCGGAGAGCGTCTGCAAGCCCGTCCCCGAGATCGACATGCCCGCGCTCCTGGCACATGCCAAGCTCCATAACGTCCGGCTGGTGCTGTGGGTCGAGTGGGCCGCGCTCAACCGCGAACTCGACGCGGCCCTGGCCCTCTACGAGAAATGGGGGGTGGCCGGCATCAAGATTGACGGCCAGAACCGCGACGACCAGGAGATGGTCCGTTTCACGGCCAATTGGGTCCGGCGGGCAGCCGAGCATCATCTGCTGGTCGACCTGCACGGCGCGTACAAGGAAACCGGCCTCCGGCGGACGTATCCCAACCTGGTGGGGATCGAGGCCGTCATGGGCATGGAATACAATCTGTGGAGCGAGCGGGTCACTCCCGAGTATGACGTGACCATCCCCTTTACTCGGATGCTGGCCGGGCCGATGGATTTCACCCCCGGCGCGTTCCGCAACGCCGCCCGGGGCAAGTTCGTCGCTCGCGGGGCCGAGCCCATGTCCCAGGGGACGCGGGCCCATCAACTGGCCGCGTATGTCGTCTATGAAGCGCCGCTGGGAATGCTGGCGGACTACCCGGAAGCCTACGAAGGCCAGCCGGGGCTGGAGTTCATCGAAAAGGTGCCGACCGTCTGGGACGAGACGAAGGTTTTAAGCGGGTTCCCCGGGCAATCCATCGTCATGGCCCGGCGCAAGGGCGATCTTTGGTATCTGGGAGCTATGACCAATTGGGATGCGCGCGAGATCGCTGTCCCGCTGGCCTTTCTGGGTGCGGGCGCGTATGAAGCCCGCATCTTCGCCGACGGGCCGGACGCGGCCAGCGAAGGCACGAGCTTGAAAATTGAGATTAAAAGCGTCAAAGCGGGAGACAACTTCGGCGCGCATCTAGCGCCGGGCGGCGGACTGGCCGTCATCCTGACGCCGGCCAAGCGATAGATTCGCCGGCTCGGCTTAAGCGCGCTTCAGCCGGAGCTCGGTCGTGACACCCGCCGGCAGGCGATAGCGAACGCACCCTTCCGGGGTCGTTCCGCGGAGCGCCTCGAGGTGGACGGTTTCCTCGTGGGGCAGGACGATCTCTCCCCGGGCGTCCGGCGGCGTCGATATCGAGATCTCGCGGGCGCCGAGCTTGCCCAAAGCCTTGAACTCGACGGGGCCGCGGACGGTCCAGGCCGTGAGATCGAGATCCGCGAGATCGGCCAATTGCGGCCGGAGCTCGAAGCGGGCGAATCCGGGCTCGAGGGGCCGCAGGCCCAGAATGCTCATGTAGAGAACATAGAGCGGAGCCACGGCGCAGTGGCTCCACTGCTGGCCGGAATCGGGCACGGCCTTCCAATCCTCCTGCAGGGTGTTGTTCAGCCGGACCGAGTCCATGACCGCCCAGCGGCGGCGGAAATCATCCACGATTACGTCGGCCCGCCCGCCGGCGCCCAGGGCCCACAGCCGCCAGCCCGCGTTGGCCGGATAGGAGAATCCCATTTCCGGGGGGCATTCGGCCAGGGCCTTGAGGGCGGCCCGGGTCTGTCCGCCGGGGCATTGATCGAAGAGGACGGACGTAGCCAGGGAACGGTCGCAGAGCCGGATGCCCCTCTCTTCGGCCAGCCAAGGCTGGTTGACGACGAAGAGGCCGAGATCCGCCCGCCAGAAGGCCTTGACCGCCGCTTCCCGCAGTCCGCGGCCGAGCTTGACCGCCTCGTCCGCCCGGTTACTCTCGCCGCAGGCCCGGGCTAGGGGCGCCAGCGCGTGCTCCATGGCGGCGGCCGTGAATAGATTGAAGGCGCACTTTTTGTGTTTCTGTTTTTGATAGGCGACGTGGTCCATCCAGACCGAAGGGATGCCTAGGGACTCCACGGGCAACAGGCCGTCGGGGCCGCGCAGGCTTTCTAGATAGCGGGCGAACCGCAGGAGCCGCGGGTAGGCTTCGCGCACCGCCTCCAAGTCGCCGCTGTATAGATAGTGGTGCCAAGCGTCGAAAGCAAACTCGACGCCGTGATCGAGGATCGGCCCCCACCCGGTCAGATCGAGCTGGCGCTCCATCAGGCGGGCCAGGCGGTCGTAGGCCGGCCAACAATCCAGGAAAAATCCGTCTTTGGTTAAGCCTTGGCTGAAGGTGGCCAGGAAGCGGGCCGGAAGCCGCGTTTCGCCGAAGGCCAGAAAGACGCCCTTCAGTTGATGGGCCCCGTCGCCGCTGTACTGCTGGCGCTCGCGGGCCATGCCGTCTACACAGGTCTCCTGGGCGCTGTTGCGGAGGGTGTTGATGTTGGCGTCCATCAGCCGCTGCAGGGCTGGCTCGCCGATCAGAATCCGGGGCTCATGGGGCCAGGGGAACTCCCGCCGCCGGACGCCGATGTCCTTGACGCGAACTGTCCCTTTGGCGCCATGGATGTGAAGCTGCAGCCAGCGCAGGCTCTCGAAATCGAACGTTTCGAAGGCGTTGACCCCTTCCGCGCAGATGAATCGGGTCCAGGAATCGAAGTGGGAATTGATGAGGGCCGGGCCGCCCAACTGGTGAGCTTCATGGACGAGAAGCTCGACCACCGTGCCGGTGGGCGCCTCGATCGTGAAGCGGGGCCATCCGACAACCTGCTCCTCGAATTCGAAGGTCAGGACTTGGCCGCGGACGCCGTCAAGGACGGCAGCCCATTGGCCGGGCGCAGACTCCGTGACGTCGCCGCCCGGCTCGGCTTTAAATGCGTCCGGCACCCGGCATTCGAAGTATTCCTCTACCGGGCGCTTCCATTCCAACCGGTAGGTTTCGGCCAGCCCCTTAATAGGCACGAAGGATTCGCGCATCATGGGAATGGACCGAGGGCGAAGCTCCGCGCGCGCCGGGTCGGCGGCGATGTCCGTCTGGTATTCGTAGAAGTCGGTGCAGACGCTGGGTTTATTGGGCGATCCCGCCAGCGGCATGGCCGGCAGCCAGTCCGGACCCGGCTGGAATCCGGCTTCGGCCCAGCCGCGGGGATAGAGCCGGGCATCGAACTCCTCCTGCAGAGCGCGCAGATACCAGCGCTTGTAATGTCCGGGGCGCCAAGCCCGGCACAGATGGGCCTGCCAGGATGGATCCGAAACAATCGTTTCCATCCGGCCGTCGGCGGACTCGATCTCCAGCCGGAAAAGAAAGCCCGGCTTGCCGCACGGCCAGGTTCCGTCGCCCTGGCCGTAATAGAGAACCGTCGCGCCGAGGACGTTTTCCCCCGGCTTGAGGAGGGCGGTCAGGTCGAGCGGGTCGGCTTCCATCCAGCGTGGATCGGAAGGCGGGGGGCCCCATTGGACGCGTTCGCCGTTAACTTGCAGATGGTAGCGGCTGTCGGCGCAGATCCAGCCGGCGGCGCGCCGTGGGGCGGCGTCCAGGCGCAAACCGCGCCGGAACAAAACGAACGTGTTCTGCAGACAGCGTCCGCTCGGGTACCAGATCCAACGGGCCGGCTCGAGGTCCGGCAGCTTGAGCGCTGCCTCGGGAATAACGGGCGGGTCGGAGAATGCTCCCGGGAGCGGCCCGGTCGGGCCCGGTGTCGAGGGCGATCGCCAATGGGCGGCGGCGCCTCCGGCCAGTGCGGAATCACGAATGAATTGGCGTCGGTTCATGATTTTTCCTCAATGCGTGCTACGCCGGTACGACAGCCAGATGGCCCCCGGCTTGGACGGAATCCGGACGGGAACTCCCTCCTCCATCAGTTCAGCCCCGGTATGGCTCGCGGTCGTGCCGGCGTCGGGATCGGTCACTTCGTAGGCCGCCGCGCGATCCAATCCATGCAGCTTGAAGCGCCGCTCGTCGTCCGGACAGTCTTTGCGCCGGAAGGCAGCGACGGTACCGCCGCCTTTCTCCGGGCTGTCGAACTGGAAGGCCATCCAGGCCGATTCCGCGTGAGTATAGGGGGTGAGCGGGTAATAATCGCCGAGCAGATAGTCCTGGATCGTGCGGAAGTTCGCGACTTCGCGGCGGATGCGATCGTAATCGTCGCCCGTCTTCCGCATGTCGTGGCCGATTCTCCAGGCCGGGCAGATGGTGCTGCGCAGGAGGTAGATGTCGTCCGTTCCCGCCCCGGAGCCGTACCAGGGAAGCCAAAATGAGAGCCCGTAGGTGTGGGCCTGGTGGGCGACGGCGCTGGCCGTGAAATCGCTGCGCAGGAGCGGTGCCGCCCGCCGCAGGGTCTCCAAATCGTTGCGCCGTCCTCCCGAGGCGCAGGTATCGATCCAGCGGTCCGGATCGCGTCGCAGCAGCTCGTCCCAGTAGGCCAGCAGGCCGGTGACGTAGTGATTCTCGGTCAGGCCCTGCCGGTCCGGCGGATCGCTGGCCCGCCAGTAGGCCAGCGGGCTGATGTTGAAGTCCGTCCGCAGGACGTCGATGCCGCCGGACTTGAACATCGCGTCGAGGTAGTCGACGAGCCAGGCCCGGGCTGCGGGATCGCCCAGGTTCAGAATCCGGCTGTCGTCGGGGCCGAGCTTCAGCGGCGTTTTGGTCGCGACGGGGCGGGGGAGGAGCCACTCGGCGTGATGCGTCGCCAGCCACGAGCCCATGGCCACCCGCTCGGGCTCGAACCAGAGCACGAACTTCATCCCGGCGGCGTGGGCCTTGTCGGCGACCTCGCGCATGCCTCGCGGGAAGCGGACCGGGTCGGGCGTCCAGGTGCCGACGCCGTCCCACCAATCCTTGTTGGGATACCAGCCCGCGTCCAGGATCCAGGCGTCTAGCCGGATGCGCTCCCGGACGAAGCCGTCGATCATGGCCGTCTCCTCCGCGGCCAGCGGTTTCAAGTTGCCGTAGCAGGCGTCGAAGCGGGCCGGGAGGGGCTTGCCGCCGGGGCGGGGCAGGTTGTGGGCGATCATCCAGCGCCGCCAGATGTTCTGCGATCGGAGCCGATCCCCGCCGCTCCAGAACTGCAGGACGATGAGCGGGGTGCGCGCCTCCTCGCCCGGTTCGAGAGAGAAACGGGTCTGCTCCTGCCCGGCCCGAAACCGCAGGCCGTTCGTCTGATCGCGCTGAAACAGGGACGTCCATTGCCCCGGCCAGCCGACCGCCGCGATGACCCCGCCGCCCGGCCACTCGATGTTGAAATAGGACATGTCGCTGTTGGTGGGGCGACCGCCGGCGGCGCCGATGCGCTTTTCCTCGCCCGGCCCGAGCACGGTTTGGAGCGGCTCGAAATCATTGGCCTGGTTGGGACTGCCGACGGCATGATGCAGAAGATACTCTCTGCCGGAGACGTTGAGGAAAGCGAAATCGGCGGCCTGCAGATCTTCGATGAGCGGGCTTTTGGCCGAGCCGCCGTTGCGAAGATAGACCGTCCATTCCACGGTCGGGAAGTCCGCATATTCCACGCCGACACAGCGAACCTCCAGCCCCGTTTTCGGATCGGTATAGCGGAGCGTCCGCTCCAGCCGCTCGCGGTCGATCGTCCGCGAGGATCGTTCCAACTTCCAGGACGGCAATAATTTTGCTGAACGCTTGCCGCCGAAGACGAAGGAAAACGGCGGCGCCGGCTCGGGCACCGGGCCGGAAGAGGGCGTCGTTTGGGCTTGCTTTTCGCCCCAGAATCGGGCGGCCGCCCAAGCATGCGCCGCAATCTTTTCGACGTCATTGGGACGGGTCTGCTCCAGGGCGGGGAAGGAATCGCTCGGGCCCGCCTCCCCTAGGATGGAGACCGGGCCGAGCAGGCCCGATTCCAGGAGCGAGGTCGTCTTGGTGATCATGTCGAAGCGGAAGGCGTCGTGGGTGACGGTGACGCGCTTGTCTTTGGGCAGGCTGAGGTCGCCGATGACCCGGTTGGCCCAGAGGTTGACGACGTCGATCTCCAGGGCGTTGCCGGTCGGGCGGACCGCGTCGGTGACGTCGACGCGCCAGGGGGGCGTCCATAGGACGCCCAGCGAACGGCCGTTCAAGCGGATATCGGCCACGTCCTTGACCGCGCCGAGATCGAGATAGAGGCGCTTCTTGGCCGCCGTCGCCGCCGCAGGCTCCAGATCGAACGTCTTGCGATAAGTCGCCTTGCCGGAGTAGTGCTTGATGCCCTCCTCCGGGCGCCGCGTCCAGCTGACGAGCTCCGGGAATTCGGCCGACTCCGGTCCGCCCCAGCGCGGGTCGAATCCGACTTTCCATGCGCCTGCGATTTCCTGCGCCGGGACGAGCGCGGGGAAATTGCCCGACGCTTTTCCCGATTTCCCTGCCGCGACCGGCTTGCGGAAGACGACGAACAGCGACTGCATGGGAGCGAATTCAAGAGGGACGACGGTCCGGCCGCCGTCCGGACGGAAGGCCGCGGCGTCCCGGATGCTTCCGCTGACCGGATCCCAAATTTCCGGCTGCTTGCCTTCCACGCGGAAGGCGCATTCCCGGGACATCGGGCGCCCGCTTCGGCTGGAGACGAAGTAGATATCGGCGTCTTTGGACGTGCGATGGATGAAATCAAGATTAGATGCCCCGGACTGTGTCCGGGGAGAGATGTCGAAATCCGGCTCCACTCCGTCCTTCTCCAATATCTCGCGCGGCGTCCTGCCCCAAATCACCCGGCCGAGGCCGTATTTGTGTTCGGTAACGACCTTCCCGTCGCAGTCGCCCCAGACCTCGTCGGCGATGGCCCGGATTTCCTCATCGGCGCGCGGGTAGTCCTTGAGGCCGGAGGCCTTCTCCGGCTTGGACCCGACGACGGTTGCCCCGGCCCGGACGAGATCGCGGATCTTTCGCGCCGCTTCGATCGGCATCGAGCGGGAGGGAATGGGCGAGACGGGCAGAGACAGCGCATCGCCGATCGTTTTGGAGATTTCGGGGGACGGCGAGGTGCAGTTCCGCAGGACGAGAAGCCGGTAGCTCAATCCGTCGGGAAGGACGATGCGGCCGTTGGCGACCGACATCCGGGTCAGAAGGGCTTCGGTGTT
This DNA window, taken from Candidatus Aminicenantes bacterium, encodes the following:
- a CDS encoding glycoside hydrolase family 97 protein; its protein translation is MTSSRRLITLCIFAALALSIAPRPASASQPLTVSSPDGRLTVSLALKALPQPYLQGERVYYAVSFQGRPVLADSPLGLDFYGARPMETEFEVIATDRQAADSTWENEFGARRNVRDHYNQLTVSLRETKAPGRRVDLIFRVFDEGVAFRYFLPKQPALDRFALSAENTGFQFLPGATAWALNMGRFNTHNESEYLPIRLDEIKPSEVINLPLLVQAPGGPWIALLEADLNDYANMYVGGIPGAAGALISKLCLPPRKESVARNIAWTQYHAIEQPVVATTPKSTPWRVLMIAPTPGRLIETSDIVLNLNPPCAIPDTSWIKPGLSAWDWWTESFAKNVPFKPGMNTATMKHYIEFAGAHGFPYMLIDGGWHSESVCKPVPEIDMPALLAHAKLHNVRLVLWVEWAALNRELDAALALYEKWGVAGIKIDGQNRDDQEMVRFTANWVRRAAEHHLLVDLHGAYKETGLRRTYPNLVGIEAVMGMEYNLWSERVTPEYDVTIPFTRMLAGPMDFTPGAFRNAARGKFVARGAEPMSQGTRAHQLAAYVVYEAPLGMLADYPEAYEGQPGLEFIEKVPTVWDETKVLSGFPGQSIVMARRKGDLWYLGAMTNWDAREIAVPLAFLGAGAYEARIFADGPDAASEGTSLKIEIKSVKAGDNFGAHLAPGGGLAVILTPAKR
- a CDS encoding alpha-L-rhamnosidase N-terminal domain-containing protein; protein product: MNRRQFIRDSALAGGAAAHWRSPSTPGPTGPLPGAFSDPPVIPEAALKLPDLEPARWIWYPSGRCLQNTFVLFRRGLRLDAAPRRAAGWICADSRYHLQVNGERVQWGPPPSDPRWMEADPLDLTALLKPGENVLGATVLYYGQGDGTWPCGKPGFLFRLEIESADGRMETIVSDPSWQAHLCRAWRPGHYKRWYLRALQEEFDARLYPRGWAEAGFQPGPDWLPAMPLAGSPNKPSVCTDFYEYQTDIAADPARAELRPRSIPMMRESFVPIKGLAETYRLEWKRPVEEYFECRVPDAFKAEPGGDVTESAPGQWAAVLDGVRGQVLTFEFEEQVVGWPRFTIEAPTGTVVELLVHEAHQLGGPALINSHFDSWTRFICAEGVNAFETFDFESLRWLQLHIHGAKGTVRVKDIGVRRREFPWPHEPRILIGEPALQRLMDANINTLRNSAQETCVDGMARERQQYSGDGAHQLKGVFLAFGETRLPARFLATFSQGLTKDGFFLDCWPAYDRLARLMERQLDLTGWGPILDHGVEFAFDAWHHYLYSGDLEAVREAYPRLLRFARYLESLRGPDGLLPVESLGIPSVWMDHVAYQKQKHKKCAFNLFTAAAMEHALAPLARACGESNRADEAVKLGRGLREAAVKAFWRADLGLFVVNQPWLAEERGIRLCDRSLATSVLFDQCPGGQTRAALKALAECPPEMGFSYPANAGWRLWALGAGGRADVIVDDFRRRWAVMDSVRLNNTLQEDWKAVPDSGQQWSHCAVAPLYVLYMSILGLRPLEPGFARFELRPQLADLADLDLTAWTVRGPVEFKALGKLGAREISISTPPDARGEIVLPHEETVHLEALRGTTPEGCVRYRLPAGVTTELRLKRA
- a CDS encoding glycosyl hydrolase; the protein is MAPSTNQRRLRHLIRIRRPWAAALAALALISCLAACKPAAPGLEKGFLNPPDSAKPRVYWWWLFNRVDKAGITRDLEEFKAKGFQGVNLICTGGYAGKEPLPGVKFLGPEWRELFRHAVKEAKRLKLEMGFNLAGGWVMIGPWVTPDNAMKKVVQSEIKVRGPKKFQSVLPAPPTVDGYYVDVWVQAFPDSASQAIDPGSIVDVTARMGAGGRFEWDVPAGTWTILRTGYTLTGSRWDPYPKGDTFAEGAGYQIDYLNPASLDDHFEHLGQVVLDEAAKAGGKLDYLWSDSWECGKLTWTQDFPAQFLRFRGYDLKPYLPALAGRIVGSADITARFKEDFDRTIEDCLAENFYGHFAELCHQRGVRMGSEAAGPGNLPPMDSLKNGGRCDLPTGEFWVNGHFDYPGGYNADPYMRLNLKQTASAAHIYGKPQAMAESFTQQERDRTHWSLSPADLKPYIDTAFGEGINSVMLHQATCQPPSDGKPGYEFCAGQHWNPNSTWWEQSPAFFTYLARCQFILQQGVFAGDVAYYLGDRPPLIAPPKAEDPDLGPGYDYDYLNTEALLTRMSVANGRIVLPDGLSYRLLVLRNCTSPSPEISKTIGDALSLPVSPIPSRSMPIEAARKIRDLVRAGATVVGSKPEKASGLKDYPRADEEIRAIADEVWGDCDGKVVTEHKYGLGRVIWGRTPREILEKDGVEPDFDISPRTQSGASNLDFIHRTSKDADIYFVSSRSGRPMSRECAFRVEGKQPEIWDPVSGSIRDAAAFRPDGGRTVVPLEFAPMQSLFVVFRKPVAAGKSGKASGNFPALVPAQEIAGAWKVGFDPRWGGPESAEFPELVSWTRRPEEGIKHYSGKATYRKTFDLEPAAATAAKKRLYLDLGAVKDVADIRLNGRSLGVLWTPPWRVDVTDAVRPTGNALEIDVVNLWANRVIGDLSLPKDKRVTVTHDAFRFDMITKTTSLLESGLLGPVSILGEAGPSDSFPALEQTRPNDVEKIAAHAWAAARFWGEKQAQTTPSSGPVPEPAPPFSFVFGGKRSAKLLPSWKLERSSRTIDRERLERTLRYTDPKTGLEVRCVGVEYADFPTVEWTVYLRNGGSAKSPLIEDLQAADFAFLNVSGREYLLHHAVGSPNQANDFEPLQTVLGPGEEKRIGAAGGRPTNSDMSYFNIEWPGGGVIAAVGWPGQWTSLFQRDQTNGLRFRAGQEQTRFSLEPGEEARTPLIVLQFWSGGDRLRSQNIWRRWMIAHNLPRPGGKPLPARFDACYGNLKPLAAEETAMIDGFVRERIRLDAWILDAGWYPNKDWWDGVGTWTPDPVRFPRGMREVADKAHAAGMKFVLWFEPERVAMGSWLATHHAEWLLPRPVATKTPLKLGPDDSRILNLGDPAARAWLVDYLDAMFKSGGIDVLRTDFNISPLAYWRASDPPDRQGLTENHYVTGLLAYWDELLRRDPDRWIDTCASGGRRNDLETLRRAAPLLRSDFTASAVAHQAHTYGLSFWLPWYGSGAGTDDIYLLRSTICPAWRIGHDMRKTGDDYDRIRREVANFRTIQDYLLGDYYPLTPYTHAESAWMAFQFDSPEKGGGTVAAFRRKDCPDDERRFKLHGLDRAAAYEVTDPDAGTTASHTGAELMEEGVPVRIPSKPGAIWLSYRRSTH